A genomic region of Candidatus Edwardsbacteria bacterium RifOxyA12_full_54_48 contains the following coding sequences:
- a CDS encoding bifunctional phosphoglucose/phosphomannose isomerase — MTDLDKIDQPLLARLDPAGMGKIIADFPGQCRQAIEIARKADVKLPRTAYRNIVICGMGGSAIAGDILASCLADLVPSAILVQRNYGLPGWVGQDDLVIASSYSGETEETLSDFEEALKRRSTVAAITSGGKLKERCLSGGLPFITIPGGLPPRGALGYSFFSLLGLFISSGLVSDQSGALDETMDILKKLSGDYSADKPGRENKAKQIAGDIYGYLPVVYASSDLLAPVARRWANQLNENAKILSYWAAMPELCHNEIVGWEKLPEVGSRAKILLLQDSGDHPRNRLRFDVLQDIITTESAGIIKIQSQGRSPLARMFSLLYLADFISYYLALLNEVDPMPVKRIDRLKSVLKERR, encoded by the coding sequence ATGACCGATCTGGACAAAATTGACCAACCGCTGCTGGCCAGGCTCGACCCTGCCGGCATGGGAAAAATTATCGCAGATTTTCCCGGGCAATGCCGCCAGGCCATCGAGATCGCCCGGAAAGCTGATGTCAAGCTGCCCCGCACCGCCTACCGCAATATCGTGATCTGCGGGATGGGCGGTTCGGCCATAGCCGGGGATATCCTGGCTTCCTGCCTGGCGGACCTGGTCCCCTCGGCGATCCTTGTCCAGCGCAACTACGGCCTGCCGGGGTGGGTGGGCCAGGACGACCTGGTGATCGCCAGCAGCTATTCCGGAGAGACCGAGGAAACCCTGTCTGATTTCGAGGAAGCCCTTAAAAGAAGATCCACCGTGGCGGCCATAACCTCCGGGGGAAAATTGAAGGAAAGGTGCCTGTCTGGGGGCCTTCCGTTCATAACCATCCCGGGCGGATTGCCTCCCCGGGGCGCCTTGGGCTACTCTTTTTTCAGCCTGTTGGGATTGTTCATATCTAGCGGCCTGGTATCCGATCAGTCGGGGGCTCTGGATGAGACGATGGATATCCTGAAAAAGTTATCCGGCGATTATTCGGCCGACAAACCCGGCAGGGAGAATAAAGCCAAACAGATCGCCGGGGATATTTACGGTTACCTGCCGGTGGTTTACGCCTCCTCCGACCTGCTGGCTCCGGTGGCCCGGCGCTGGGCCAACCAGCTGAACGAGAACGCCAAGATACTTTCCTATTGGGCGGCCATGCCGGAGCTGTGCCATAACGAGATCGTGGGGTGGGAGAAGCTGCCGGAGGTCGGGTCGAGGGCCAAGATATTGCTCCTGCAGGATTCCGGCGATCATCCCAGGAACCGCTTGCGTTTTGATGTGCTACAGGATATAATTACCACTGAGTCGGCCGGGATCATAAAAATTCAAAGCCAGGGCAGATCACCGCTGGCCCGGATGTTCTCCCTGTTGTATCTGGCTGATTTCATCAGCTATTATCTGGCGCTTTTAAATGAGGTGGATCCCATGCCGGTCAAGAGGATCGACCGTTTGAAATCGGTTCTTAAGGAAAGAAGATGA
- a CDS encoding UDP-4-amino-4,6-dideoxy-N-acetyl-beta-L-altrosamine transaminase, translating to MQDERYSNRPRRETMLPFSPPDIGQEEIDEVVDSLRSGWITTGPKTARFEQELGGYLGCDNVIALNSATAGLFLCLKTLGIGPGDEVITTPYTFAATVNVILHVGALPVLADVRREDFNLDPVRIEQAVTPRTRAVIPVHFAGRSCDMDAIGAIAQKHDLAVIEDAAHAIGAEYRGRKIGSISPFTVFSFHAVKNLTTGEGGAVTTGDGGMADRLRAMALHGMNKDAWKRFAPGGKWQYDIVAPGYKYNMMDLQAALGIHQLRKLEGNLVKRKNIVDRYRNGLSGIPQIVLPGDPVDGRHCWHLFPLLIDFDKLKIGRDRFIELLLQENISSNVHYLPVHLFSYYREHLGFKPGDLPVAEDLSAREVTLPLYTRLTPDDVDDVVCAVRKIIFNNIK from the coding sequence ATGCAGGATGAAAGATATTCAAACCGGCCCCGGCGGGAAACCATGCTGCCGTTCTCACCGCCCGATATCGGGCAGGAGGAGATAGATGAGGTGGTGGATTCCCTGCGCTCCGGGTGGATAACCACCGGACCCAAGACCGCCAGGTTTGAACAGGAGCTGGGGGGGTACCTGGGGTGCGATAATGTCATCGCCTTGAACTCCGCCACCGCCGGACTGTTCCTGTGCCTCAAGACCCTGGGCATCGGCCCGGGCGATGAAGTGATAACCACCCCCTATACCTTTGCCGCCACCGTCAACGTGATCCTGCATGTCGGAGCGCTTCCTGTTCTGGCGGATGTCCGCCGGGAGGATTTCAACCTGGACCCGGTCCGGATCGAGCAGGCGGTGACCCCCAGGACCAGGGCGGTGATCCCGGTGCATTTCGCCGGCCGAAGCTGCGACATGGATGCCATCGGCGCCATCGCCCAAAAACATGATCTGGCGGTCATCGAGGATGCCGCCCACGCCATCGGGGCGGAATACCGGGGCCGGAAGATTGGTTCCATAAGCCCTTTCACCGTTTTCAGCTTCCATGCGGTCAAGAATCTCACCACCGGGGAGGGCGGGGCCGTGACCACCGGAGACGGGGGAATGGCCGACCGGCTCCGGGCCATGGCCCTGCACGGGATGAACAAGGATGCCTGGAAAAGATTCGCCCCCGGGGGTAAGTGGCAGTACGATATCGTCGCTCCGGGCTATAAATATAACATGATGGACCTGCAGGCGGCCCTGGGCATCCACCAGTTGCGCAAATTGGAAGGCAACTTGGTCAAGCGGAAAAATATTGTTGATCGATACCGTAACGGGCTGTCCGGCATTCCTCAGATCGTGTTGCCCGGGGATCCCGTCGACGGCCGCCACTGCTGGCATCTTTTTCCGCTGCTGATAGATTTCGATAAATTGAAGATCGGCCGGGATCGTTTCATCGAACTGCTGCTGCAGGAGAATATCAGCAGCAATGTGCATTACCTGCCGGTGCATCTGTTCTCCTACTACCGCGAACATCTGGGGTTCAAGCCCGGCGATCTCCCGGTGGCGGAGGACCTGTCGGCCAGGGAGGTCACCCTGCCGTTGTATACCCGATTGACGCCGGACGATGTGGACGATGTCGTCTGCGCCGTAAGAAAAATAATTTTCAATAACATAAAATAA